A genomic stretch from Theobroma cacao cultivar B97-61/B2 chromosome 4, Criollo_cocoa_genome_V2, whole genome shotgun sequence includes:
- the LOC18601087 gene encoding acyltransferase-like protein At3g26840, chloroplastic isoform X2, whose product MAAIGASAYLAAGLSPFSQRGTTLYGGIEKRRGIFLAVSTERIDGATSFGEDARFENKKKKATKEETEVKPNIYANPEELPEVEEGKKGLKDYFEECKELVRSDGGPPRWFSPLECSSSSPDCPLLLFLPGIDGTGLGLVMHHHKLGKMFNVWCLHIPVKDRTPFTELVKLVERTVRSENYRSPNRPIYLVGESIGACLAIAVAARNPEMDLVLVLSNPATSFSKSQLQPLIPLLEIMPDQFPLNLPYMLSLATGDPLRMLMDNFVKRGPLPQTIGELSRDLVTMSSYLPVLADILPRETLRWKLDLLKSGSACANSCLHAVKAQMLILCSGRDQLLPSQEESQRLQKATPDCEIRMFEESGHFLFLEDSVDLVTIIKGATFYRRGKHLDRVSDYMPPTPSEFKRIYESFKWVVTATGPVMLSTLEDGKVVRGLAGIPSEGPVLFVGYHMLLGIEIIPFVVQLLTDRNILVRGIAHPALFVRVKDRRPPEPELSNFDVLRVMGAVPVSPANFYKLMSSRSHALLYPGGVREALHRKGEEYKLFWPEQSEFVRMAARFGAKIIPFGVVGEDDIAEFFLHVTKLLGTFPESLADVVVELLH is encoded by the exons AACGAGTTTTGGAGAGGATGCAAGGTTTgagaacaagaagaagaaagcaacGAAGGAAGAAACTGAGGTGAAACCAAACATTTACGCGAACCCGGAGGAGTTGCCGGAAGTGGAGGAAGGCAAAAAGGGGTTGAAGGATTACTTTGAAGAGTGTAAAGAGTTGGTCAGATCAGATGGTGGCCCGCCTCGTTGGTTCTCTCCCTTGGAGTGCTCTTCCAGCTCCCCAGATTGTCCTTTGCTTCTCTTTTTGCCTG GAATTGATGGCACTGGACTTGGGCTTGTAATGCATCATCATAAGCTTGGAAA GATGTTCAATGTTTGGTGCTTGCATATTCCAGTTAAGGATAGAACACCATTTACAG AGCTAGTGAAGCTTGTGGAAAGAACAGTAAGGTCAGAGAACTACAGGTCACCAAATAGGCCAATATATCTGGTTGGAGAATCTATTGGAGCATGCCTTGCCATTGCAGTTGCAGCTCGGAATCCTGAGATGGATCTTGTACTTGTTTTATCTAACCCAG CAACATCTTTTAGTAAGTCACAGCTGCAACCACTAATACCTCTACTGGAGATTATGCCTGATCAGTTCCCACTTAATCTCCCTTACATGCTGAGCTTAGCAACAG GTGATCCTTTGAGGATGCTGATGGATAATTTTGTGAAAAGAGGTCCTCTGCCCCAAACTATTGGAGAGCTTTCACGAGATCTTGTTACAATGTCATCATACCTCCCG GTTCTGGCTGATATTTTACCTAGAGAAACACTTCGGTGGAAGCTAGATTTGCTGAAATCTGGTTCTGCATGTGCCAACTCATGCCTTCATGCTGTAAAAGCTCAGATGCTGATCCTTTGCAG tgGAAGAGATCAGCTGTTGCCTAGTCAAGAGGAAAGCCAAAGGCTTCAAAAAGCAACGCCAGACTGTGAGATTCGTATGTTTGAGGAAAGTGGTCATTTTCTCTTCCTG GAAGATAGTGTTGATTTGGTCACAATCATCAAGGGTGCTACTTTCTACCGCCGTGGAAAGCACCTTGACCGTGTGTCAGATTACATGCCACCAACACCTTCCGAATTCAAAAGAATATATGAATCGTTTAA ATGGGTTGTTACTGCTACTGGCCCTGTGATGCTTTCAACATTAGAGGATGGGAAGGTGGTGAGGGGACTTGCCGGAATTCCATCAGAGGGACCAGTCTTGTTCGTCGGTTATCACATGTTACTGGGGATTGAAATTATTCCATTTGTAGTTCAGCTTCTGACGGACAGAAATATTCTTGTTCGTGGGATAGCCCATCCAGCATTGTTCGTAAGAGTGAAAGACAGAAGGCCCCCTGAGCCTGAGCTATCAAATTTTGACGTGCTTAGAGTAATGGGTGCGGTTCCTGTCTCACCAGCAAACTTCTACAAGCTCATGTCTTCAAGATCTCATGCCTTGTTGTACCCTGGTGGCGTACGTGAGGCCCTGCATAGGAAG GGTGAAGAATACAAGTTATTCTGGCCAGAACAATCTGAGTTTGTGAGGATGGCAGCAAGATTTGGAGCCAAAATTATTCCTTTTGGTGTTGTTGGAGAGGATGATATTGCTGAG TTTTTCCTCCATGTGACAAAGCTTCTGGGCACTTTTCCAGAGAGCTTGGCTGATGTGGTTGTAGAATTGCTCCATTGA
- the LOC18601087 gene encoding acyltransferase-like protein At3g26840, chloroplastic isoform X1, which translates to MAAIGASAYLAAGLSPFSQRGTTLYGGIEKRRGIFLAVSTERIDGATSFGEDARFENKKKKATKEETEVKPNIYANPEELPEVEEGKKGLKDYFEECKELVRSDGGPPRWFSPLECSSSSPDCPLLLFLPGIDGTGLGLVMHHHKLGKMFNVWCLHIPVKDRTPFTELVKLVERTVRSENYRSPNRPIYLVGESIGACLAIAVAARNPEMDLVLVLSNPATSFSKSQLQPLIPLLEIMPDQFPLNLPYMLSLATGDPLRMLMDNFVKRGPLPQTIGELSRDLVTMSSYLPVLADILPRETLRWKLDLLKSGSACANSCLHAVKAQMLILCSGRDQLLPSQEESQRLQKATPDCEIRMFEESGHFLFLEDSVDLVTIIKGATFYRRGKHLDRVSDYMPPTPSEFKRIYESFKWVVTATGPVMLSTLEDGKVVRGLAGIPSEGPVLFVGYHMLLGIEIIPFVVQLLTDRNILVRGIAHPALFVRVKDRRPPEPELSNFDVLRVMGAVPVSPANFYKLMSSRSHALLYPGGVREALHRKGEEYKLFWPEQSEFVRMAARFGAKIIPFGVVGEDDIAEIILDYNDQMKIPWRREEIERVTNRSIKLRTDATGEVSNQQMHLPWMLPKFPGRFYYYFGKPIETEAMKAELRDKDKSRELYLHIKSEVERCLAYLKEKREKDPYRNLLSRLVYQATHGSTSASQIPTFEL; encoded by the exons AACGAGTTTTGGAGAGGATGCAAGGTTTgagaacaagaagaagaaagcaacGAAGGAAGAAACTGAGGTGAAACCAAACATTTACGCGAACCCGGAGGAGTTGCCGGAAGTGGAGGAAGGCAAAAAGGGGTTGAAGGATTACTTTGAAGAGTGTAAAGAGTTGGTCAGATCAGATGGTGGCCCGCCTCGTTGGTTCTCTCCCTTGGAGTGCTCTTCCAGCTCCCCAGATTGTCCTTTGCTTCTCTTTTTGCCTG GAATTGATGGCACTGGACTTGGGCTTGTAATGCATCATCATAAGCTTGGAAA GATGTTCAATGTTTGGTGCTTGCATATTCCAGTTAAGGATAGAACACCATTTACAG AGCTAGTGAAGCTTGTGGAAAGAACAGTAAGGTCAGAGAACTACAGGTCACCAAATAGGCCAATATATCTGGTTGGAGAATCTATTGGAGCATGCCTTGCCATTGCAGTTGCAGCTCGGAATCCTGAGATGGATCTTGTACTTGTTTTATCTAACCCAG CAACATCTTTTAGTAAGTCACAGCTGCAACCACTAATACCTCTACTGGAGATTATGCCTGATCAGTTCCCACTTAATCTCCCTTACATGCTGAGCTTAGCAACAG GTGATCCTTTGAGGATGCTGATGGATAATTTTGTGAAAAGAGGTCCTCTGCCCCAAACTATTGGAGAGCTTTCACGAGATCTTGTTACAATGTCATCATACCTCCCG GTTCTGGCTGATATTTTACCTAGAGAAACACTTCGGTGGAAGCTAGATTTGCTGAAATCTGGTTCTGCATGTGCCAACTCATGCCTTCATGCTGTAAAAGCTCAGATGCTGATCCTTTGCAG tgGAAGAGATCAGCTGTTGCCTAGTCAAGAGGAAAGCCAAAGGCTTCAAAAAGCAACGCCAGACTGTGAGATTCGTATGTTTGAGGAAAGTGGTCATTTTCTCTTCCTG GAAGATAGTGTTGATTTGGTCACAATCATCAAGGGTGCTACTTTCTACCGCCGTGGAAAGCACCTTGACCGTGTGTCAGATTACATGCCACCAACACCTTCCGAATTCAAAAGAATATATGAATCGTTTAA ATGGGTTGTTACTGCTACTGGCCCTGTGATGCTTTCAACATTAGAGGATGGGAAGGTGGTGAGGGGACTTGCCGGAATTCCATCAGAGGGACCAGTCTTGTTCGTCGGTTATCACATGTTACTGGGGATTGAAATTATTCCATTTGTAGTTCAGCTTCTGACGGACAGAAATATTCTTGTTCGTGGGATAGCCCATCCAGCATTGTTCGTAAGAGTGAAAGACAGAAGGCCCCCTGAGCCTGAGCTATCAAATTTTGACGTGCTTAGAGTAATGGGTGCGGTTCCTGTCTCACCAGCAAACTTCTACAAGCTCATGTCTTCAAGATCTCATGCCTTGTTGTACCCTGGTGGCGTACGTGAGGCCCTGCATAGGAAG GGTGAAGAATACAAGTTATTCTGGCCAGAACAATCTGAGTTTGTGAGGATGGCAGCAAGATTTGGAGCCAAAATTATTCCTTTTGGTGTTGTTGGAGAGGATGATATTGCTGAG ATAATTTTGGACTACAACGACCAAATGAAGATCCCTTggagaagagaagaaatagAACGAGTAACCAATCGATCTATAAAACTAAG GACTGATGCAACTGGCGAGGTGTCAAACCAACAAATGCACTTACCATGGATGCTACCAAAATTTCCAGGCCGGTTTTATTATTACTTCGGGAAGCCGATCGAAACTGAAG CGATGAAGGCGGAACTAAGAGACAAGGACAAGTCTCGTGAACTGTATCTGCACATCAAGTCCGAGGTTGAGAGATGCCTTGCTTacttgaaagagaaaagagaaaaagatccTTACAGGAATCTGTTGTCTCGGCTAGTATACCAGGCCACTCATGGCTCCACCTCTGCCTCTCAAATTCCGACATTTGAGCTCTGA